TGCACTGACCTTGTGTAAACACATCATACAACACTCGTCTGTCACAGTTTTATTTGGATGGCAACTTGTACAGTAAgtacctcacagaaaaaaatcattcaggCTCACTGGGAACCCTTTATCCcaaatgaaataaacagttCAGACTTGTGGGGCCCAGACTACctcaaacagaaaaagaagacaaaagtcACAAAAGAGACTGCCCCAGATGTAATAATGCACATCAACGCAGTGCATTAATGCACTGGAGTACTGTTAAATTACATTGCACTGAGAGAAGTGATTAAATTAAAAGAGCACTTAATCATCAAAATTCATTAAAGCAAGTATGGCTTCTGTAAAACACCAGTTTAAggcttaacaaaaaaaaaaaaacctgctgtcGAATTCACTGCAACAAATGAACAGCAGAGACACATAGATGTAAACACAAGTGGCATTaacagtgcttttttttgtgtgtgaagtaACAATTAACACTGGTAACTATTAGCACATTTACGCACAATTAATTTTAACAAGTCTGCATAGGCCTTTACATTGTGCAATAAATACTGATTGTCTTATGCCATTGCATAGCCCCATAGctgtagttttattttggtCAAATCAACCCTACTTACTATAGTCCCCTACTATAGTCTACCCAAATTTAGCACTCATGCTTGCAATAATACAGAATAAATGCATAAGCTACACTTAGGTTAAGAGCACTGTCTCAGTAGTCTGATATGCAATATACTGTAACCAGGCAATATGTTTAGAATATAAAGGCAGTGTTCACTCTGTAACTATCTGGCAGTCGCCACTCATAGGCACTTTAATCACCGGCACTGCTACCTTCTCCTTGACCTTTCCTTTAGGCAGACGTTACATATTTTCAGAACGTACTGTCCAGAGTGTTGTAGTTGTCTTTGAAGTTCTTAAGCTCCATAAAGTTTCTTGGCCGCTTGCTGCGCTGCTGTGCTGCAGATGTGAGGTAGGTGGTTTGGGTGGGGGACGAGGAGGAGCTCGCAGGCTCTGTGATGGTGGTCAAGTCTTTTGCTGCGGTCTGGTGGTACTGGCTCGGAGTGCTGCTGCTACTGTGAGACTTCACACTGAAGGGACGAAGGGAGAAACAGATTGTTCCCGGTGTATAATTAACATTCCATGTTGGGATTAGCATAAAAGAAAAGCTGTGAGGGAGTAAGAGAGTGCAGTGGGGGGGAAAAGAGTTGTGATTACTCACACAGAGGCCAGTTCTGTTAGAGCTTCCTGGTATTTTAGAAATTCTGCTTCACCAAAAGCCTACAGACATTAATGAGGACATCAGTAAAGACATGCAGGACACACACAATTCACCCTTCAAAATCTgtctttaaacacatttaaaatgttcaaatatttataacatttatatatatatttttttttacaatctctcatatttactgtatctgtctgacttttcaaagtttttaaattcaatttactTGTTATTAATTTGGACTGTTTGATGAGATGAATTAATGACAGTGTGTCTgtggtacacacacactgacctctgCACCATGACGTGCTCTATTGTAACCATCCAGCACAGTGTCAATGAGAGAGCTTTGGCTGTCTCGGGACATGCAGTGGGAATTTCGCAGCTGCAGAAGCCAGGTCCGAAATCTTTTCCCCGTCACAGCGGTAGACGTTCCTCCCAGTTGACGGAAAGGGAGATCTACTGACAGACAGTGCTGGTATTAGAGTGATAGTGTGGAGGGATTCATACTCTGTCGTGGTGAAAGCAATCCAAACTGTGATTAAGGTCAGGATTAATCTTACCAGTGTCTCTGACGGCATCCAGTGCTCTCATCCTGTACAGGTAGTCACAGCAAcctgcaacaaacacacagactccTCCATTCACTGGCATAAAAACTACTCATGTGCTGTAGATACTTTCAAGTTTGATGTAAGTGTTTTTCTGTATGTctcttaccagactgttctctCTGCTTTAGCCGATCATCATCTGGAGACAGCAGACGAGGCTCAAAGTGGATTTTCTGAACCTGGCACAGTTTGGCTTCAATTTCTTGTCTCAGCTCCTACAGCACACACAAGAAACACCACGCTATCAATATTATAGTTAACCAGCAACATACTGTGAAGGATCACACTTCTGGTTCATAATGGTGCGAGTGTTACCTTAGGAGCATTGTGGCCGAGGGGAACATGTGGTCCTCTCCGAGATTTCATGGCAAATCGCATAATTTGTCTTTTCACAAATAtgaacagcaaaacaaacaccTAGAGGAAAGTCAAAAGTTAGATAACCcccaatattttttttgtttgtttatttactttaatcaaGTGTAGTGAACAAGATGCCAGGGGATGATAAACAGAGCCAAATAATAAAacgaaaaacacaacaaaaaaattatgtaaataattaaatcaaaatgaaaagttgaaaaaaaaaatacaaaaggaaatattaatattactagttactacatacatttacatgtttaacTGCTTTTTGCATTATTTGAAGCAAAAGCTGCTTACATAGATTATTGGGTTTCctgttaaacatgttaaaacagGGCTTAACTTTAAATTTGCTCTTATGAATGTAGAATATGGCCTCATAAGTATATCAGGCtattaatacagaaatgctTAGAGTTGTTCAAGGCAAAGGTACATTTTTATCTTTCCAATGCTTGCAAGTGCTTTCTGTATTTAAACCACAAAAagtacaattattttattttattattttttaaaatcctaaGCATGTAATctgaaaaattacacaaatatcAGTATTCAGAAGAATGTAGAATAAGGTcccttttaaaaacttttattttattagtgaacatactgtattacTGTGAATATAGGTGAAATGATTATTTTGACtgtatttcatatatttctattttgtatACATCACTAACTCTGTGTTATCAGCAATCATCTAACATACAGTAAGCTACACTTAAGTAATACTGGAaacataaaagataaatatacacaatatacactAATGTAACAAAACCTCAATACATTTCAATGTTTTGACAGTATTGCAGATTTGGTGAAGTGATAAACAATTATGATTTAATGATGTCAAGTGGTTCAAATAAGGAGAAATGTTTACAAACACATGTTGCATTGATGTGCTGATCTGTGTCTTTTAATGGGTATTGAACTCTACGAACTACTGTATGCATTGGTTTAATGTGTAAAGACAGCACTTTGTGTTTATGGATAAGAATATAGCAAGTAAGTTTAGCTCCTTGAAATAAGGGTTTTACATACTGAAACTCTGGAAAATGAGCCAAGTTACATGTAAAATTCTGGGTCGACCTCAGCATTTGATAGTCCAACAGTTTCTTATGTCTTATGCTGACATTTCGGTTGTTGTCATCGTgagtttaaacatttaaacttgACTCAGCTATAACACAGTTAAATCAAAATTACTGATAACAATGCGCAATAAACTCACCAGACTACCGTAGGCCATTACAAGCACAACGTTGACGCTCGACAGACGAGTATTACTTCGCATTTTCACGCAGATATTTATTAAACTGATTAATGTTAACGTTAAATAACAACTTCAAAGTGCGTCCAGCGGTTGATATTTGTAAGGCAGGCGGTTTCATTTAAGTAGTCGCTTTTAATACGTGAAGCTGACGTTAAACGAAAGACAGAAAACGGAGAAGTTAAGAGGAGTAaagtgcttcttttttttcttctttttttctttttttacatttcgCTGTCTAGTTTGTTGACTTCCGGGATAGTCACGTGACAGGTACGGGCAGAGGTGATGTCACGTCTGACGTTGTTTCTCTGGCCTCTTGTGCCACCTAATGTTGAAAGTAACTTCACAGGCTCACccagcaaacaaataaatcaacacacaaacaatattGATAAAGAAACGCAAACTTGAAGACTATTGTCAGCGAATACAGTCATTTTCAGCTTCAACtgtcacataaataaaaagatacaAACCAGCATACCGCTTAATTCCCCAATTTATACACCCTTTATTTTTGTGTAGCTTCATATTGAAATCCCTACAGACTATCTATATGCACAGTACTATCTATATGCATGAGTGGACCCACTGATTCAATACTGTAAACTATCATTTCTCACAACACTCGTGCACAACATTTGTGCTGTACACGTGCTGTATCACATGCTGAGTCCTACACGCTAAAGAATGAATTTAAAGTaccagtgtgtctgtgtgagcaaGACAGTCATTTGCATCCAtcctgcagagacactgagTGCCATTCTTCTGTCAGGAACAAGGGTGGGTGTCTCTGGAGTCGTACTGGAGCTATTTACCCCTAGTGACAGACTTATCTCTGTCCTGAGATGACCATGGGACCCTGCAGCCACTCTTTGTTAGGCTGGTCATTGATTGGATCATTAGAATACTAAGACTTGGCCTAGGATCAATGCTTCTGACTCAGTCTGTTCTGACTTTTGACaggacaagacttttttttttttttttcgcatTGCAGCATGCTGATGTGGTAACCACAGTTTCCTCTGTCTTAACGGAAGAGAGTAGCAGGTGCATGCAAAAACGCGCCAGCAACAAGATGAGCCTCTATGTGCCAACCAAAACTGTAAGTACTGGtaattcttttttatttatttaatatatcttATAATGAGCTTAGCAGTTTGTTCCTCGTACATCTGTATTTCAATGGCTGTTTGTTCACCTTCCCACTTTGCAGAATCCAATTTTCCCACGAACAAAGCTTCTTCTTCAGTCTGAATATAAACTATCAGCAATCTCAGATGCCTCTCCCCTTCAGTCCACATTACAGTCCCACAGACTCAGAGCACTGGAGGACAAATGTGTCTGCTCTGGAGTTCTGTTTTGTTGTACATATGTCATGTGAGAAGTGCACTTGTGACAATATTTATCCCTGCTGGTATTTCTGGGTCTACATGAGCTCTTTCTGGTCTCTGGTCCCAATTAAAGGTGCTCTGTTATTATGTATTTTGATACCTGCTCAGCCCAGATGACTGGACTCAGGTTTGCCTAAGGTGTGGTGATATTATAAGCCTTTGTTAGGAAATGTCATTCTTGTTCCGTTTCACACAATTATATGAACTGTATCTCCTCTCCCTTGAGCTATGAAATGCTGATGTCACGCTGTAGAGCGAGAGACAGAGTTTGAACTGTCTGTAGAATGTGTatgtaagcatgtgtgtgtgtgtgtgtggaagtggtctgtcataggctacttttggggacaaatttcagacttatgACCAGTTAATTGGTGAcagcttgtccaattggggatAAAAATCCATGTCCTTAGTCGGGAAAAAAGCTGGTTtctgggtcagtggttaaggttagggtttggcaagtagtggttatggttatggttagggttaggataagtctccaggaaataaatgtaagtctatgtaatgtccccaaaagtaaccattttctgatgtgtgtgtgtgtatgtgtgtgtgtgtgtgtgtgtgtgtttgtgcactccCTGTTGAGATATTTAGTGTAACACATTGAATTGTAGTCAGGAATGCAACCCTGTGAGAAGATGAAAAATAGGGAGAAAACAACAatggggggaggagagagaaagagagacagacagacagagagagagagagagagagagagagagagagagagagagaggaagaacagagcagagagaggacgAGAGGATAAACCAGTGTGGCCAGTTTGCGTCACTGTACACAGTCCATCATGCAAAGCTGATggcaagagaagaagacagaaagagagggagagagagagagagaggggggggttAGGAGCTGATGTCATTACAGAGCACTGCCTATGCCCATGTCAACACAATGGTCTAGCATAAGTACAGGAGTCACTCGTAAGAAAGGTaaggtgcatgtgtgtgtgtgtgtgtgtgtgaataagtgAGTAGATTCATGAGCAAATTTGTAATTGTGTGAGTGAGtaaatgtattgtgtttttgtctgatcTCTgggtgcatttgtgtttttctcgGCGTCAGTTGCAGTCAATTGGAGTTTAAAGTAAATGGGGCCATGTTGCCCAGGTTACCCAGATGGGAGGCTTTGTAACCTAGCAGAACAGGTGTTTCTGTAAACCGACACTCAGACTCAACTGCACTGGAAAGCACCACCTGGAACTGTTACATGTTGTAACCTAGACTTCATAAAACACCATTTACAACTTTTTCTAATTATTCAGCATGTGCCTATGTCATTCAcctcttcatttgttttatgtcAATAGTGATGATTGGATCCTAACTCCAAGCTTATGAATGATCAAAGATGCTTTCACTGGCAAAAAGCCTGATAACCCTGATGAACCATTGTCCATCAGTAGCCTAACTATCTTGCTCTCACTAAGCTGTATGTAAATCAAAGTGACTTTGTCCTCTTCTCTGTCCATCTTATCTGATCATTTCAACTGAAACCATTGTTGCAAAGTTTCAATCAGTTGTTGTCTTCCTTCTACTGTATAAGACTAATACGTGCAGCACAAAGACTGATTGTGGCACTTTAATGCATTGTTTTCACTGAGTGGATTGCTGTTGGGTGGGTTTTTCCAGTTTTTGCTTCAGGTTTAGCTGACGTTGACAGGTAGTAATGCTGCTTGTGTAAACAGCCACtatgatatgtgtgtgtataacagaGAGCAGTATCTGAGTCTTACTTTTGTGTCAATGGGCTTATTGAGTCAGTGTGCGGGGAATGTTAGGAAGGCAGGGACGTGTTGCAAAATTACATAACTGACAGGGGTTTGGAGTGAGCACAGTGTTTTTGGTTCTCTGGCGCTCATGCCCTAtcttttgttctattttttttctcatcccGTTTTATCTCCCTTTTGTGATTGCCATATCTTCTCCATTCGCTGTCCACTTCATGCTTCTCTgcaatattttatgtttcctcTCCTTAACCACTATATGATTTCTGTTTGACCACTGTGAGCAGCCAGAGCAACCGCAATCCACATATCACAACATTCCAGCCAAATCCGTTCTGAGGATGgaaatttgtacatttttatgcttGGCAGGAAATGGGAGCTGTTCGCTGAAGTTGTGCTGGGGAACTGAAGACTCCTGGggacagaacaacaaaaaaatcaagaagAGGGGTCCAGAGGAGACACCGGCTAACCACGAGTAGCATCACTGAAATATCAAACTTTTTAAAGCAGGATTTGTGTCATTACAAGAATCTAAACATGCAGGGATTGTAGTTGTTCCACTGGTTTTTGCACACTTAAAACGGCAGCATTCAGACAAATTGCTTCCACAGTGCACTCTAAAGGACAGTTGCTTGGAATCTCTTAAATATCAAGTTCACTCTCCCACTCTCTTTTTGGGATTTGGCACTTGACAGGTGGTCATTAACTTTGTTTACTCTCAGACAATGGACTTGTCCTTGCTCCCTACTCCAGTGAGTGAGAAAaacaggcagagggcaggagCACTCTTCACTGTCCGATCGGCCAATTCTCCCTCTTACAGTCTCACTCGCAGGCCAGGTGTTAGAAAACCCAAGGCTTcttcagaggaggagagggagagtgtGGCGgaagcaagagaaagagagacatacGGGAAACACACTGGCACAAATGCTGCAAACAAGGAGGACAACACAGTCACTGGACATCAAGCCAGGACAGGCAGCAGTGACAAAGGTCAGTGTGAGGAGAAGGAAACATCAGGCCACAAAATGTCTACCATGCTGAACCAGAATGGCACAGCAGACAAAACAATCACAGACTTTGGCATTGACAGAAGTTGTAACCCTGCATCTGAAAGCCGGGGCAGGACAGAGTGGAGAGGGTACGACCTGACAAGTAGAAGTAAGAGTTTAGATTGCAGAGCAGGGGCAAGAAGCCCTGATCGGGGCACCAGACCACCTGACATGTCATGTAAACAAGGAGGGGACATCAATAAACAGGGAAGGATAGGAGTTGAGGGTATGAGGGGCAGGTTGGTGTCTTCAATGAAGGCCTATAACTCCTCAGGTACAAGTAATGTTCAAGAGAGGATCCCAATGAATTACATGAACCAAACTTTGGACAGGGTCAGTAGGGATCATTCCCTCCCCTCCAGACTTAAGTCACAGTCTGGACCTGGCTCTGGTTTCAGAGAAACAGCCTCATTTGGGCCCAAAGGAGGCCAGAGTATATCGGAGCGGATACAGAAACTCTATGGGTCTGCTGGTTTTGGTAAAACAGAGGATTGCAGCAAAATTAGGGACTCCTCTATCCCTGTGAGAGACTGTTGTGATAGAGAGGAACAAGCTACAATGTCCCATTGCAAAGGATCAACCCCGGATTCCCAAATTTCACCACAGCAGAGGTCATACGAGAAGGCAACAGGAGGGACCTTCCCCAGGCGTTTCTCCTCATTTGAGAAAAGGAGCCTAAGTCCAGTGCAAAGCAGGAAATCATTCACCTGGACAACCTCAGGTTCTGACAGTTTGCTTTCTCCAAGGACAAGTGGGAGCAGGGAAACAACACGAGGAGGACAGTGGCAAGACCAGATCCACAGCAGGTATTCAGAGGAAGGTGGAGTTAGCTGGGGTAGAGGGTTAGTAGAGATGGGAACAAGGTCTCTGGATAGAGCCAGGAGCAGGCACACTATAGCAGCTCAGATTAGATCAGCTAGGGCTGCAGGAGGAATTACTGCTCCTCCACAGTCAAACACTTTTTCAGAAGAAACATCTTTCGGAGGTCCATCTGGAACCAGAAAGAGAAGAGCGAGTGAAAGTAAGGATCAGGGAAGGGCAAACCATGGAGAGGAAAAGGGTGAGACACTGAGAGAAAGAACTGGGACAGAGGGTGGAGTTGAATTGAAGAGCAGTAATGCTGATGAAGATGTATTTGAGTCAAACTCACAGAGTATCAGAATCAAAACAGCGGAGAGGAAGACGTTTCCAGAGAAGCCAGCAGCCAGTGTGAGAAATAAGATCAATCAGTTTGAGGCTCTGACACAGAGATCCCAGGGTATAGCAACAGGCCAGGTCCTGATGTCCAGACGGACGTTTTCTGTGCCAACGCAATTCAGCAGGGCCCAAGATGGAGTGAAGAAGAGTGGGTCAGCAAAAGCAATAGGTGAACTGAGGGACAAGTGGGAGGGATTGAGAGAGGGAGGTGAGAAAGCTGAGGAGAAAGTGACTGGAGTAGGAAAGAAGCTTGGGTCAGAAAGGTCTTTATCACTGGACGAAGTTGGACTAAGATTAGGGAATAAAGAGATCGGAGGAAATAATTTGGcagagaaggaaggaaaaagtaCAAATAGTAGTAACAACTGCATTGATGATTTTGGTAAATATTTAAGACTCAAGCATACGCTAGAAATTCCCTTAAATGGAGGAGCTCAACAACATCGCAGAAACTTTTACATAGATGAAACCGATTTCTCCAAACTCTCAAGCCCTGAGGAAGCAGGGGATAAAGGTGTGACGGCCAACAATGCAGCATCCCTGCAACTGCCTAACTCCAGAGACACTTCCACTGGTTCTCTTCAGTCTATTGAGCTGTCCGGTGTGCAGAGAACAACACCCACTGGGATTACTTCACCTGTTGGCGATGATGACAAGACTCCAACAAACACCCCAAACCAGTCGCCCTTTCTTTCACCGCAAAATGACACTCCCACTGCAGagagtgaaaataaaagcatttctgTCTCCGCACAAGCAGCCAAAACTCCTGAACCAGACTCCCCACCTCTCCTTCGTCCCCTCGCCACTTCCTCCTACAGCAACCTCTCCAATCTCATCTCTCCAGATGCCAGCGCAGCCTCTCCAAAAGGGAAGAAACAGGTATTGGACATGGATGCTTGGCTAGCTGGCTTAAACTCAAAGATTAAGGTCTGGAATGATGACGAGGATGAttatgaggatgatgatgaaagtACACAGAAGGATGAAGAT
This sequence is a window from Thunnus thynnus chromosome 10, fThuThy2.1, whole genome shotgun sequence. Protein-coding genes within it:
- the c10h1orf43 gene encoding protein C1orf43 homolog isoform X2, with translation MRSNTRLSSVNVVLVMAYGSLVFVLLFIFVKRQIMRFAMKSRRGPHVPLGHNAPKELRQEIEAKLCQVQKIHFEPRLLSPDDDRLKQREQSGCCDYLYRMRALDAVRDTDLPFRQLGGTSTAVTGKRFRTWLLQLRNSHCMSRDSQSSLIDTVLDGYNRARHGAEAFGEAEFLKYQEALTELASVVKSHSSSSTPSQYHQTAAKDLTTITEPASSSSSPTQTTYLTSAAQQRSKRPRNFMELKNFKDNYNTLDSTF
- the si:dkey-92i15.4 gene encoding serine-rich adhesin for platelets, translated to MDLSLLPTPVSEKNRQRAGALFTVRSANSPSYSLTRRPGVRKPKASSEEERESVAEARERETYGKHTGTNAANKEDNTVTGHQARTGSSDKGQCEEKETSGHKMSTMLNQNGTADKTITDFGIDRSCNPASESRGRTEWRGYDLTSRSKSLDCRAGARSPDRGTRPPDMSCKQGGDINKQGRIGVEGMRGRLVSSMKAYNSSGTSNVQERIPMNYMNQTLDRVSRDHSLPSRLKSQSGPGSGFRETASFGPKGGQSISERIQKLYGSAGFGKTEDCSKIRDSSIPVRDCCDREEQATMSHCKGSTPDSQISPQQRSYEKATGGTFPRRFSSFEKRSLSPVQSRKSFTWTTSGSDSLLSPRTSGSRETTRGGQWQDQIHSRYSEEGGVSWGRGLVEMGTRSLDRARSRHTIAAQIRSARAAGGITAPPQSNTFSEETSFGGPSGTRKRRASESKDQGRANHGEEKGETLRERTGTEGGVELKSSNADEDVFESNSQSIRIKTAERKTFPEKPAASVRNKINQFEALTQRSQGIATGQVLMSRRTFSVPTQFSRAQDGVKKSGSAKAIGELRDKWEGLREGGEKAEEKVTGVGKKLGSERSLSLDEVGLRLGNKEIGGNNLAEKEGKSTNSSNNCIDDFGKYLRLKHTLEIPLNGGAQQHRRNFYIDETDFSKLSSPEEAGDKGVTANNAASLQLPNSRDTSTGSLQSIELSGVQRTTPTGITSPVGDDDKTPTNTPNQSPFLSPQNDTPTAESENKSISVSAQAAKTPEPDSPPLLRPLATSSYSNLSNLISPDASAASPKGKKQVLDMDAWLAGLNSKIKVWNDDEDDYEDDDESTQKDEDSNYDSDSGESSVTITSNMSQSDRRSFCVSLSDLCNFAGVDYESENDSDEWQSTGRRSASLSSDVSALSCVSVMPSEELDRLLEDVRGLGDNTLQDYDDVQVVVLHKEVGVGLGFSVAGGVDQSKPVTVHKVFHSGVAAQEGSIREGDQVLSINGTALCGYAHWEALRVLRRAKTREMGVVVLRKGGVSNISKGGAQINNQGLTQTQITETGQRVCVRLVKNSRDLGFSLEGGVGSSQGNKPLSVQKIFQGGPFDKVYPGDEVVEIEGISVVGMRRLEAWTLIRRLPPGPVDVVLCRPITHLEK
- the c10h1orf43 gene encoding protein C1orf43 homolog isoform X1 yields the protein MRSNTRLSSVNVVLVMAYGSLVFVLLFIFVKRQIMRFAMKSRRGPHVPLGHNAPKELRQEIEAKLCQVQKIHFEPRLLSPDDDRLKQREQSGCCDYLYRMRALDAVRDTVDLPFRQLGGTSTAVTGKRFRTWLLQLRNSHCMSRDSQSSLIDTVLDGYNRARHGAEAFGEAEFLKYQEALTELASVVKSHSSSSTPSQYHQTAAKDLTTITEPASSSSSPTQTTYLTSAAQQRSKRPRNFMELKNFKDNYNTLDSTF